A genomic region of Bombus pyrosoma isolate SC7728 linkage group LG6, ASM1482585v1, whole genome shotgun sequence contains the following coding sequences:
- the LOC122568737 gene encoding calcium-dependent protein kinase 16-like isoform X3, with translation MVNRYKELEPSFPYRNVTVRRGVEFKDHYDIESEIGRGKFGTVYRCKEKVSDLMLAAKVVNTAKKEDKRSVEREVEIMRRLQHPRLIQLYDAIDTGKQIYVILELIEGGELFERVIDDDFVLTERSCAVFMRQICEGIEFVHRQNILHLDLKPENILCLTKEGNRIKIIDFGLAREYDPKKKLQVLFGTPEFVAPEVVNFDQIGYGTDMWSIGVICYVLLSGLSPFMGDTDIETMANVTIAKYDFDHDAFANISEDAKDFIRCLLVKDKDKRMSATHCREHRWLAKKPATQQQQQVEQTVTISKPKTPDLPIPRVETSSVDELDVTKDNLRLFVERWREHPDSPYIIDIPQCVLTQQNSTRDYEELVSLGGYSPSPCASISSTPSETTDGSPRESYGTFLTVPSYGLERRASEGVTAEKSRGDPASQIILADEIIKLSERLRSIATGASGYSNEEESSSETGEQSKKPLEDKDKRNGVRSRNGLVVENTECNEIAEKLSSIVRHRKLNGTTFHSSRSFDKNTETSTVNMFASLKKSKQKKEEEGSRKGSIESIRSESFEKKVEDITSKKNEIVFNRNEAEMDLTPPWRRARVKQFGETSRDVPRISALRNLHKSLNLDEPTNTKDLLLHLLGEWEGATRSSGVGRKSVSVDWCGEESVARKTMNSLAEYFQSKQQKSTATNVTSSTSSSIHR, from the exons AGGAAAATTTGGCACCGTTTATCGATGTAAGGAGAAAGTAAGCGACCTGATGCTCGCCGCAAAGGTGGTGAACACGGCGAAAAAGGAGGACAAACGATCGGTGGAACGAGAGGTGGAAATTATGAGACGGTTACAACATCCGCGACTTATTCAGCTCTACGATGCCATTGACACCGGCAAGCAGATATACGTAATTTTGGAACT GATCGAAGGTGGCGAACTATTTGAGAGGGTGATAGACGACGATTTCGTGTTGACCGAGCGTAGCTGCGCCGTTTTCATGCGACAGATCTGCGAGGGTATAGAGTTCGTTCACCggcagaatattttacatctcGACTTAAAG CCTGAAAACATATTATGTTTGACAAAGGAGGGTAATAGGATCAAAATCATAGACTTCGGTCTGGCGAGGGAGTACGATCCAAAGAAGAAGTTGCAAGTTCTATTTGGCACGCCGGAGTTCGTTGCACCGGAAGTCGTAAATTTCGATCAGATTGGTTATGGTACCGACATGTGGAGTATAGGCGTCATCTGTTACGTATT atTATCCGGTTTGTCACCGTTCATGGGGGACACAGACATCGAGACAATGGCGAACGTGACCATCGCGAAGTACGACTTTGATCATGACGCATTCGCCAATATATCCGAAGACGCGAAGGATTTTATCCGTTGTCTGCTAGTCAAAGACAAAGA CAAACGAATGTCGGCCACGCACTGCAGGGAACATCGTTGGTTGGCGAAGAAGCCAGCGacgcagcaacagcagcaggtCGAGCAAACGGTGACGATATCGAAGCCGAAGACTCCAGATCTGCCAATCCCTCGAGTGGAAACGAGCAGCGTAGACGAGTTGGACGTGACGAAGGACAATCTGAGGCTGTTCGTGGAGCGCTGGCGTGAGCACCCTGACAGCCCGTACATCATAGATATTCCTCAGTGCGTGTTGACTCAACAGAATTCGACTCGCGATTACGAGGAATTAGTGTCGTTAGGAGGTTACAGTCCGTCACCTTGTGCCAGTATCTCCAGCACGCCGTCGGAAACGACGGACGGCTCACCCCGGGAGAGCTACGGCACGTTCCTGACGGTGCCTAGCTACGGTCTCGAGAGGAGAGCCTCCGAGGGCGTCACCGCGGAGAAATCAAGGGGCGACCCTGCCAGTCAAATCATCTTGGCTGATGAGATAATCAAATTATCAGAGCGTCTGAGATCCATAGCGACGGGAGCGAGCGGATATTCAAACGAGGAGGAAAGCTCCTCCGAGACCGGCGAGCAGAGCAAGAAGCCGCTCGAAGACAAAGACAAGAGGAACGGTGTTCGTTCGAGGAACGGATTGGTTGTTGAAAATACCGAGTGCAACGAAATTGCGGAGAAATTGTCGAGTATAGTGAGACACAGGAAGCTCAACGGAACTACGTTCCATAGTAGTCGTAGTTTTGATAAGAACACGGAGACCAGTACCGTGAATATGTTCGCCTCGTTGAAGAAGTCGAAGcagaagaaagaggaggaaggaaGCCGGAAAGGCTCCATAGAATCAATTAGGTCGGAATCTTTCGAGAAAAAAGTGgaagatataacgagtaagaaaaatgaaatagtaTTTAACAGAAATGAGGCTGAGATGGATCTTACTCCACCGTGGCGGCGCGCACGAGTGAAACAATTTGGTGAGACTAGTAGGGACGTCCCACGAATTTCTGCCCTTCGTAATTTGCATAAGAGTCTGAATCTGGATGAACCCACTAATACCAAGGATTTGTTGCTACATTTGCTTGGTGAATGGGAAGGGGCCACGAGGTCGTCAGGAGTTGGTCGGAAGTCTGTCAGCGTTGATTGGTGTGGCGAGGAATCTGTTGCTAGGAAAACGATGAACTCTTTGGCCGAATATTTCCAATCGAAACAACAAAAGTCGACGGCGACTAACGTTACTTCATCCACGTCGAGTTCGATACATCGTTGA
- the LOC122568737 gene encoding calcium-dependent protein kinase 16-like isoform X1, whose protein sequence is MECLRSRRRLSWIVGEIFDGNGLLEHRYQVLIITVLSYKELEPSFPYRNVTVRRGVEFKDHYDIESEIGRGKFGTVYRCKEKVSDLMLAAKVVNTAKKEDKRSVEREVEIMRRLQHPRLIQLYDAIDTGKQIYVILELIEGGELFERVIDDDFVLTERSCAVFMRQICEGIEFVHRQNILHLDLKPENILCLTKEGNRIKIIDFGLAREYDPKKKLQVLFGTPEFVAPEVVNFDQIGYGTDMWSIGVICYVLLSGLSPFMGDTDIETMANVTIAKYDFDHDAFANISEDAKDFIRCLLVKDKDKRMSATHCREHRWLAKKPATQQQQQVEQTVTISKPKTPDLPIPRVETSSVDELDVTKDNLRLFVERWREHPDSPYIIDIPQCVLTQQNSTRDYEELVSLGGYSPSPCASISSTPSETTDGSPRESYGTFLTVPSYGLERRASEGVTAEKSRGDPASQIILADEIIKLSERLRSIATGASGYSNEEESSSETGEQSKKPLEDKDKRNGVRSRNGLVVENTECNEIAEKLSSIVRHRKLNGTTFHSSRSFDKNTETSTVNMFASLKKSKQKKEEEGSRKGSIESIRSESFEKKVEDITSKKNEIVFNRNEAEMDLTPPWRRARVKQFGETSRDVPRISALRNLHKSLNLDEPTNTKDLLLHLLGEWEGATRSSGVGRKSVSVDWCGEESVARKTMNSLAEYFQSKQQKSTATNVTSSTSSSIHR, encoded by the exons AGGAAAATTTGGCACCGTTTATCGATGTAAGGAGAAAGTAAGCGACCTGATGCTCGCCGCAAAGGTGGTGAACACGGCGAAAAAGGAGGACAAACGATCGGTGGAACGAGAGGTGGAAATTATGAGACGGTTACAACATCCGCGACTTATTCAGCTCTACGATGCCATTGACACCGGCAAGCAGATATACGTAATTTTGGAACT GATCGAAGGTGGCGAACTATTTGAGAGGGTGATAGACGACGATTTCGTGTTGACCGAGCGTAGCTGCGCCGTTTTCATGCGACAGATCTGCGAGGGTATAGAGTTCGTTCACCggcagaatattttacatctcGACTTAAAG CCTGAAAACATATTATGTTTGACAAAGGAGGGTAATAGGATCAAAATCATAGACTTCGGTCTGGCGAGGGAGTACGATCCAAAGAAGAAGTTGCAAGTTCTATTTGGCACGCCGGAGTTCGTTGCACCGGAAGTCGTAAATTTCGATCAGATTGGTTATGGTACCGACATGTGGAGTATAGGCGTCATCTGTTACGTATT atTATCCGGTTTGTCACCGTTCATGGGGGACACAGACATCGAGACAATGGCGAACGTGACCATCGCGAAGTACGACTTTGATCATGACGCATTCGCCAATATATCCGAAGACGCGAAGGATTTTATCCGTTGTCTGCTAGTCAAAGACAAAGA CAAACGAATGTCGGCCACGCACTGCAGGGAACATCGTTGGTTGGCGAAGAAGCCAGCGacgcagcaacagcagcaggtCGAGCAAACGGTGACGATATCGAAGCCGAAGACTCCAGATCTGCCAATCCCTCGAGTGGAAACGAGCAGCGTAGACGAGTTGGACGTGACGAAGGACAATCTGAGGCTGTTCGTGGAGCGCTGGCGTGAGCACCCTGACAGCCCGTACATCATAGATATTCCTCAGTGCGTGTTGACTCAACAGAATTCGACTCGCGATTACGAGGAATTAGTGTCGTTAGGAGGTTACAGTCCGTCACCTTGTGCCAGTATCTCCAGCACGCCGTCGGAAACGACGGACGGCTCACCCCGGGAGAGCTACGGCACGTTCCTGACGGTGCCTAGCTACGGTCTCGAGAGGAGAGCCTCCGAGGGCGTCACCGCGGAGAAATCAAGGGGCGACCCTGCCAGTCAAATCATCTTGGCTGATGAGATAATCAAATTATCAGAGCGTCTGAGATCCATAGCGACGGGAGCGAGCGGATATTCAAACGAGGAGGAAAGCTCCTCCGAGACCGGCGAGCAGAGCAAGAAGCCGCTCGAAGACAAAGACAAGAGGAACGGTGTTCGTTCGAGGAACGGATTGGTTGTTGAAAATACCGAGTGCAACGAAATTGCGGAGAAATTGTCGAGTATAGTGAGACACAGGAAGCTCAACGGAACTACGTTCCATAGTAGTCGTAGTTTTGATAAGAACACGGAGACCAGTACCGTGAATATGTTCGCCTCGTTGAAGAAGTCGAAGcagaagaaagaggaggaaggaaGCCGGAAAGGCTCCATAGAATCAATTAGGTCGGAATCTTTCGAGAAAAAAGTGgaagatataacgagtaagaaaaatgaaatagtaTTTAACAGAAATGAGGCTGAGATGGATCTTACTCCACCGTGGCGGCGCGCACGAGTGAAACAATTTGGTGAGACTAGTAGGGACGTCCCACGAATTTCTGCCCTTCGTAATTTGCATAAGAGTCTGAATCTGGATGAACCCACTAATACCAAGGATTTGTTGCTACATTTGCTTGGTGAATGGGAAGGGGCCACGAGGTCGTCAGGAGTTGGTCGGAAGTCTGTCAGCGTTGATTGGTGTGGCGAGGAATCTGTTGCTAGGAAAACGATGAACTCTTTGGCCGAATATTTCCAATCGAAACAACAAAAGTCGACGGCGACTAACGTTACTTCATCCACGTCGAGTTCGATACATCGTTGA
- the LOC122568737 gene encoding calcium-dependent protein kinase 16-like isoform X2: MIRVDETDPVGELEPSFPYRNVTVRRGVEFKDHYDIESEIGRGKFGTVYRCKEKVSDLMLAAKVVNTAKKEDKRSVEREVEIMRRLQHPRLIQLYDAIDTGKQIYVILELIEGGELFERVIDDDFVLTERSCAVFMRQICEGIEFVHRQNILHLDLKPENILCLTKEGNRIKIIDFGLAREYDPKKKLQVLFGTPEFVAPEVVNFDQIGYGTDMWSIGVICYVLLSGLSPFMGDTDIETMANVTIAKYDFDHDAFANISEDAKDFIRCLLVKDKDKRMSATHCREHRWLAKKPATQQQQQVEQTVTISKPKTPDLPIPRVETSSVDELDVTKDNLRLFVERWREHPDSPYIIDIPQCVLTQQNSTRDYEELVSLGGYSPSPCASISSTPSETTDGSPRESYGTFLTVPSYGLERRASEGVTAEKSRGDPASQIILADEIIKLSERLRSIATGASGYSNEEESSSETGEQSKKPLEDKDKRNGVRSRNGLVVENTECNEIAEKLSSIVRHRKLNGTTFHSSRSFDKNTETSTVNMFASLKKSKQKKEEEGSRKGSIESIRSESFEKKVEDITSKKNEIVFNRNEAEMDLTPPWRRARVKQFGETSRDVPRISALRNLHKSLNLDEPTNTKDLLLHLLGEWEGATRSSGVGRKSVSVDWCGEESVARKTMNSLAEYFQSKQQKSTATNVTSSTSSSIHR, translated from the exons AGGAAAATTTGGCACCGTTTATCGATGTAAGGAGAAAGTAAGCGACCTGATGCTCGCCGCAAAGGTGGTGAACACGGCGAAAAAGGAGGACAAACGATCGGTGGAACGAGAGGTGGAAATTATGAGACGGTTACAACATCCGCGACTTATTCAGCTCTACGATGCCATTGACACCGGCAAGCAGATATACGTAATTTTGGAACT GATCGAAGGTGGCGAACTATTTGAGAGGGTGATAGACGACGATTTCGTGTTGACCGAGCGTAGCTGCGCCGTTTTCATGCGACAGATCTGCGAGGGTATAGAGTTCGTTCACCggcagaatattttacatctcGACTTAAAG CCTGAAAACATATTATGTTTGACAAAGGAGGGTAATAGGATCAAAATCATAGACTTCGGTCTGGCGAGGGAGTACGATCCAAAGAAGAAGTTGCAAGTTCTATTTGGCACGCCGGAGTTCGTTGCACCGGAAGTCGTAAATTTCGATCAGATTGGTTATGGTACCGACATGTGGAGTATAGGCGTCATCTGTTACGTATT atTATCCGGTTTGTCACCGTTCATGGGGGACACAGACATCGAGACAATGGCGAACGTGACCATCGCGAAGTACGACTTTGATCATGACGCATTCGCCAATATATCCGAAGACGCGAAGGATTTTATCCGTTGTCTGCTAGTCAAAGACAAAGA CAAACGAATGTCGGCCACGCACTGCAGGGAACATCGTTGGTTGGCGAAGAAGCCAGCGacgcagcaacagcagcaggtCGAGCAAACGGTGACGATATCGAAGCCGAAGACTCCAGATCTGCCAATCCCTCGAGTGGAAACGAGCAGCGTAGACGAGTTGGACGTGACGAAGGACAATCTGAGGCTGTTCGTGGAGCGCTGGCGTGAGCACCCTGACAGCCCGTACATCATAGATATTCCTCAGTGCGTGTTGACTCAACAGAATTCGACTCGCGATTACGAGGAATTAGTGTCGTTAGGAGGTTACAGTCCGTCACCTTGTGCCAGTATCTCCAGCACGCCGTCGGAAACGACGGACGGCTCACCCCGGGAGAGCTACGGCACGTTCCTGACGGTGCCTAGCTACGGTCTCGAGAGGAGAGCCTCCGAGGGCGTCACCGCGGAGAAATCAAGGGGCGACCCTGCCAGTCAAATCATCTTGGCTGATGAGATAATCAAATTATCAGAGCGTCTGAGATCCATAGCGACGGGAGCGAGCGGATATTCAAACGAGGAGGAAAGCTCCTCCGAGACCGGCGAGCAGAGCAAGAAGCCGCTCGAAGACAAAGACAAGAGGAACGGTGTTCGTTCGAGGAACGGATTGGTTGTTGAAAATACCGAGTGCAACGAAATTGCGGAGAAATTGTCGAGTATAGTGAGACACAGGAAGCTCAACGGAACTACGTTCCATAGTAGTCGTAGTTTTGATAAGAACACGGAGACCAGTACCGTGAATATGTTCGCCTCGTTGAAGAAGTCGAAGcagaagaaagaggaggaaggaaGCCGGAAAGGCTCCATAGAATCAATTAGGTCGGAATCTTTCGAGAAAAAAGTGgaagatataacgagtaagaaaaatgaaatagtaTTTAACAGAAATGAGGCTGAGATGGATCTTACTCCACCGTGGCGGCGCGCACGAGTGAAACAATTTGGTGAGACTAGTAGGGACGTCCCACGAATTTCTGCCCTTCGTAATTTGCATAAGAGTCTGAATCTGGATGAACCCACTAATACCAAGGATTTGTTGCTACATTTGCTTGGTGAATGGGAAGGGGCCACGAGGTCGTCAGGAGTTGGTCGGAAGTCTGTCAGCGTTGATTGGTGTGGCGAGGAATCTGTTGCTAGGAAAACGATGAACTCTTTGGCCGAATATTTCCAATCGAAACAACAAAAGTCGACGGCGACTAACGTTACTTCATCCACGTCGAGTTCGATACATCGTTGA
- the LOC122568737 gene encoding calcium-dependent protein kinase 16-like isoform X4: protein MLELTRSKFTNATAVGVLETFNEILTRGKFGTVYRCKEKVSDLMLAAKVVNTAKKEDKRSVEREVEIMRRLQHPRLIQLYDAIDTGKQIYVILELIEGGELFERVIDDDFVLTERSCAVFMRQICEGIEFVHRQNILHLDLKPENILCLTKEGNRIKIIDFGLAREYDPKKKLQVLFGTPEFVAPEVVNFDQIGYGTDMWSIGVICYVLLSGLSPFMGDTDIETMANVTIAKYDFDHDAFANISEDAKDFIRCLLVKDKDKRMSATHCREHRWLAKKPATQQQQQVEQTVTISKPKTPDLPIPRVETSSVDELDVTKDNLRLFVERWREHPDSPYIIDIPQCVLTQQNSTRDYEELVSLGGYSPSPCASISSTPSETTDGSPRESYGTFLTVPSYGLERRASEGVTAEKSRGDPASQIILADEIIKLSERLRSIATGASGYSNEEESSSETGEQSKKPLEDKDKRNGVRSRNGLVVENTECNEIAEKLSSIVRHRKLNGTTFHSSRSFDKNTETSTVNMFASLKKSKQKKEEEGSRKGSIESIRSESFEKKVEDITSKKNEIVFNRNEAEMDLTPPWRRARVKQFGETSRDVPRISALRNLHKSLNLDEPTNTKDLLLHLLGEWEGATRSSGVGRKSVSVDWCGEESVARKTMNSLAEYFQSKQQKSTATNVTSSTSSSIHR from the exons AGGAAAATTTGGCACCGTTTATCGATGTAAGGAGAAAGTAAGCGACCTGATGCTCGCCGCAAAGGTGGTGAACACGGCGAAAAAGGAGGACAAACGATCGGTGGAACGAGAGGTGGAAATTATGAGACGGTTACAACATCCGCGACTTATTCAGCTCTACGATGCCATTGACACCGGCAAGCAGATATACGTAATTTTGGAACT GATCGAAGGTGGCGAACTATTTGAGAGGGTGATAGACGACGATTTCGTGTTGACCGAGCGTAGCTGCGCCGTTTTCATGCGACAGATCTGCGAGGGTATAGAGTTCGTTCACCggcagaatattttacatctcGACTTAAAG CCTGAAAACATATTATGTTTGACAAAGGAGGGTAATAGGATCAAAATCATAGACTTCGGTCTGGCGAGGGAGTACGATCCAAAGAAGAAGTTGCAAGTTCTATTTGGCACGCCGGAGTTCGTTGCACCGGAAGTCGTAAATTTCGATCAGATTGGTTATGGTACCGACATGTGGAGTATAGGCGTCATCTGTTACGTATT atTATCCGGTTTGTCACCGTTCATGGGGGACACAGACATCGAGACAATGGCGAACGTGACCATCGCGAAGTACGACTTTGATCATGACGCATTCGCCAATATATCCGAAGACGCGAAGGATTTTATCCGTTGTCTGCTAGTCAAAGACAAAGA CAAACGAATGTCGGCCACGCACTGCAGGGAACATCGTTGGTTGGCGAAGAAGCCAGCGacgcagcaacagcagcaggtCGAGCAAACGGTGACGATATCGAAGCCGAAGACTCCAGATCTGCCAATCCCTCGAGTGGAAACGAGCAGCGTAGACGAGTTGGACGTGACGAAGGACAATCTGAGGCTGTTCGTGGAGCGCTGGCGTGAGCACCCTGACAGCCCGTACATCATAGATATTCCTCAGTGCGTGTTGACTCAACAGAATTCGACTCGCGATTACGAGGAATTAGTGTCGTTAGGAGGTTACAGTCCGTCACCTTGTGCCAGTATCTCCAGCACGCCGTCGGAAACGACGGACGGCTCACCCCGGGAGAGCTACGGCACGTTCCTGACGGTGCCTAGCTACGGTCTCGAGAGGAGAGCCTCCGAGGGCGTCACCGCGGAGAAATCAAGGGGCGACCCTGCCAGTCAAATCATCTTGGCTGATGAGATAATCAAATTATCAGAGCGTCTGAGATCCATAGCGACGGGAGCGAGCGGATATTCAAACGAGGAGGAAAGCTCCTCCGAGACCGGCGAGCAGAGCAAGAAGCCGCTCGAAGACAAAGACAAGAGGAACGGTGTTCGTTCGAGGAACGGATTGGTTGTTGAAAATACCGAGTGCAACGAAATTGCGGAGAAATTGTCGAGTATAGTGAGACACAGGAAGCTCAACGGAACTACGTTCCATAGTAGTCGTAGTTTTGATAAGAACACGGAGACCAGTACCGTGAATATGTTCGCCTCGTTGAAGAAGTCGAAGcagaagaaagaggaggaaggaaGCCGGAAAGGCTCCATAGAATCAATTAGGTCGGAATCTTTCGAGAAAAAAGTGgaagatataacgagtaagaaaaatgaaatagtaTTTAACAGAAATGAGGCTGAGATGGATCTTACTCCACCGTGGCGGCGCGCACGAGTGAAACAATTTGGTGAGACTAGTAGGGACGTCCCACGAATTTCTGCCCTTCGTAATTTGCATAAGAGTCTGAATCTGGATGAACCCACTAATACCAAGGATTTGTTGCTACATTTGCTTGGTGAATGGGAAGGGGCCACGAGGTCGTCAGGAGTTGGTCGGAAGTCTGTCAGCGTTGATTGGTGTGGCGAGGAATCTGTTGCTAGGAAAACGATGAACTCTTTGGCCGAATATTTCCAATCGAAACAACAAAAGTCGACGGCGACTAACGTTACTTCATCCACGTCGAGTTCGATACATCGTTGA
- the LOC122568743 gene encoding U11/U12 small nuclear ribonucleoprotein 35 kDa protein-like, which translates to MVDALQNWSPYAKKYEPLKAGSIDGTDTEPHDKAISRAMQAHYEPPHGLKSKPERTLFVARFGPKITKHDLKEFFSRYGEVISAKVIVDVVTGLSQGYGFIEMRNEDEARRVIRRCVDATLKGYQIFIDYECGRTLHGWKPRRLGGGFGGKKGSGQLRFGGRDRPFKKPIVPHIIRSNPHHEQHYHYEEHHQYQEHHHQGSHQRYYHH; encoded by the exons ATG GTGGATGCTTTGCAAAATTGGAGTCCTTATGCCAAAAAATATGAACCCTTGAAAGCAGGTAGCATTGACGGTACAGATACAGAACCACATGATAAAGCTATTAGTCGTGCAATGCAGGCACATTATGAACCACCTCATGGATTGAAATCAAAACCAGAAAGGACATTATTTGTCGCCAGATTTGGCCCAAAAATTACCAAACATGATTTAAAGGAG tttttttCTAGATATGGAGAAGTTATATCTGCAAAAGTTATAGTTGATGTTGTGACTGGATTATCCCAAGGTTATGGATTTATTGAAATGAGAAACGAGGATGAAGCTAGAAGAGTAATTAGACGTTGCGTAGATGCTACGTTAAAAGgctatcaaatttttatagattacGAGTGTGGACGTACTTTGCATGGGTGGAAACCAAGGAGACTTG gTGGTGGTTTTGGTGGCAAAAAGGGGTCAGGTCAACTTAGATTTGGTGGAAGAGATAGACCTTTTAAAAAACCAATCGTACCTCATATAATTAGGTCAAATCCTCATCATGAACAACATTATCATTATGAAGAACATCATCAGTATCAAGAACATCACCATCAAGGATCACATCAACGTTATTACCACCATTaa
- the LOC122568737 gene encoding calcium-dependent protein kinase 11-like isoform X5: protein MLAAKVVNTAKKEDKRSVEREVEIMRRLQHPRLIQLYDAIDTGKQIYVILELIEGGELFERVIDDDFVLTERSCAVFMRQICEGIEFVHRQNILHLDLKPENILCLTKEGNRIKIIDFGLAREYDPKKKLQVLFGTPEFVAPEVVNFDQIGYGTDMWSIGVICYVLLSGLSPFMGDTDIETMANVTIAKYDFDHDAFANISEDAKDFIRCLLVKDKDKRMSATHCREHRWLAKKPATQQQQQVEQTVTISKPKTPDLPIPRVETSSVDELDVTKDNLRLFVERWREHPDSPYIIDIPQCVLTQQNSTRDYEELVSLGGYSPSPCASISSTPSETTDGSPRESYGTFLTVPSYGLERRASEGVTAEKSRGDPASQIILADEIIKLSERLRSIATGASGYSNEEESSSETGEQSKKPLEDKDKRNGVRSRNGLVVENTECNEIAEKLSSIVRHRKLNGTTFHSSRSFDKNTETSTVNMFASLKKSKQKKEEEGSRKGSIESIRSESFEKKVEDITSKKNEIVFNRNEAEMDLTPPWRRARVKQFGETSRDVPRISALRNLHKSLNLDEPTNTKDLLLHLLGEWEGATRSSGVGRKSVSVDWCGEESVARKTMNSLAEYFQSKQQKSTATNVTSSTSSSIHR from the exons ATGCTCGCCGCAAAGGTGGTGAACACGGCGAAAAAGGAGGACAAACGATCGGTGGAACGAGAGGTGGAAATTATGAGACGGTTACAACATCCGCGACTTATTCAGCTCTACGATGCCATTGACACCGGCAAGCAGATATACGTAATTTTGGAACT GATCGAAGGTGGCGAACTATTTGAGAGGGTGATAGACGACGATTTCGTGTTGACCGAGCGTAGCTGCGCCGTTTTCATGCGACAGATCTGCGAGGGTATAGAGTTCGTTCACCggcagaatattttacatctcGACTTAAAG CCTGAAAACATATTATGTTTGACAAAGGAGGGTAATAGGATCAAAATCATAGACTTCGGTCTGGCGAGGGAGTACGATCCAAAGAAGAAGTTGCAAGTTCTATTTGGCACGCCGGAGTTCGTTGCACCGGAAGTCGTAAATTTCGATCAGATTGGTTATGGTACCGACATGTGGAGTATAGGCGTCATCTGTTACGTATT atTATCCGGTTTGTCACCGTTCATGGGGGACACAGACATCGAGACAATGGCGAACGTGACCATCGCGAAGTACGACTTTGATCATGACGCATTCGCCAATATATCCGAAGACGCGAAGGATTTTATCCGTTGTCTGCTAGTCAAAGACAAAGA CAAACGAATGTCGGCCACGCACTGCAGGGAACATCGTTGGTTGGCGAAGAAGCCAGCGacgcagcaacagcagcaggtCGAGCAAACGGTGACGATATCGAAGCCGAAGACTCCAGATCTGCCAATCCCTCGAGTGGAAACGAGCAGCGTAGACGAGTTGGACGTGACGAAGGACAATCTGAGGCTGTTCGTGGAGCGCTGGCGTGAGCACCCTGACAGCCCGTACATCATAGATATTCCTCAGTGCGTGTTGACTCAACAGAATTCGACTCGCGATTACGAGGAATTAGTGTCGTTAGGAGGTTACAGTCCGTCACCTTGTGCCAGTATCTCCAGCACGCCGTCGGAAACGACGGACGGCTCACCCCGGGAGAGCTACGGCACGTTCCTGACGGTGCCTAGCTACGGTCTCGAGAGGAGAGCCTCCGAGGGCGTCACCGCGGAGAAATCAAGGGGCGACCCTGCCAGTCAAATCATCTTGGCTGATGAGATAATCAAATTATCAGAGCGTCTGAGATCCATAGCGACGGGAGCGAGCGGATATTCAAACGAGGAGGAAAGCTCCTCCGAGACCGGCGAGCAGAGCAAGAAGCCGCTCGAAGACAAAGACAAGAGGAACGGTGTTCGTTCGAGGAACGGATTGGTTGTTGAAAATACCGAGTGCAACGAAATTGCGGAGAAATTGTCGAGTATAGTGAGACACAGGAAGCTCAACGGAACTACGTTCCATAGTAGTCGTAGTTTTGATAAGAACACGGAGACCAGTACCGTGAATATGTTCGCCTCGTTGAAGAAGTCGAAGcagaagaaagaggaggaaggaaGCCGGAAAGGCTCCATAGAATCAATTAGGTCGGAATCTTTCGAGAAAAAAGTGgaagatataacgagtaagaaaaatgaaatagtaTTTAACAGAAATGAGGCTGAGATGGATCTTACTCCACCGTGGCGGCGCGCACGAGTGAAACAATTTGGTGAGACTAGTAGGGACGTCCCACGAATTTCTGCCCTTCGTAATTTGCATAAGAGTCTGAATCTGGATGAACCCACTAATACCAAGGATTTGTTGCTACATTTGCTTGGTGAATGGGAAGGGGCCACGAGGTCGTCAGGAGTTGGTCGGAAGTCTGTCAGCGTTGATTGGTGTGGCGAGGAATCTGTTGCTAGGAAAACGATGAACTCTTTGGCCGAATATTTCCAATCGAAACAACAAAAGTCGACGGCGACTAACGTTACTTCATCCACGTCGAGTTCGATACATCGTTGA